The Tubulanus polymorphus chromosome 1, tnTubPoly1.2, whole genome shotgun sequence genome contains a region encoding:
- the LOC141906907 gene encoding uncharacterized protein LOC141906907: MTKLRISLLLVLLVVVSSAIAGRDQRGGAAARRRKNNGAGRQKCECSVKSECVLPQGQACGLGSRNITCTPSNNRKCLKKSGIRPCKVKCEDGTKCKYSKPTWGNCDPVSKSKTGTKNLVSGNQQQCPQTHTLTKKCRIKCKYNKVNAEWSACDTVTNMKTKVIPLVRPTDGCPQFKNLTKKCSNNVDSNTDGCKYKKKVKFGDCDPATNEKSRVRQKIAGGESCPPTITDVKPCKAKDDGGCKYEKKVQFGDCDSETNQKTRIRQKIAGDDTCPLTRTDTKPCRANKKVKKMHCVYQKRVQFGECNTDTNEQSRTRRLISGGKSCPPSQVDVKSCKTKVQCTYGNWTGFGDCQNGVRTNTREVLSGSDVKCERRASKTKPC; encoded by the exons ATGACGAAGCTTCGCATATCGTTGTTGTTGGTGCTTTTAGTGGTTGTTAGCTCCGCGATCGCAGGTCGCGATCAAAGAGGAGGTGCAGCCGCAAGACGCAGGAAGAATAATGGCGCAG GCCGTCAAAAATGTGAGTGTTCAGTAAAAAGTGAGTGCGTGCTTCCACAAGGTCAGGCGTGTGGACTGGGCAGCAGAAATATAACCTGTACCCCCAGTAATAACAGAAAATGTCTAAAGAAATCCGGCATCAGACCATGTAAAGTTAAATGTGAAG ACGGGACAAAATGCAAATACAGCAAACCGACTTGGGGAAATTGCGATCCTGTTTCAAAGTCGAAAACTGGAACGAAGAACCTCGTGTCTGGAAACCAGCAGCAATGCCCTCAGACGCATACCCTCACCAAAAAATGCC GCataaaatgtaaatataacaaagtgAACGCTGAATGGAGCGCGTGCGACACTGTGACCAATATGAAAACTAAAGTGATACCGTTAGTTCGACCGACTGACGGATGTCCACAGTTCAAAAACCTAACAAAGAAATGCAGTAACAATGTCGATAGCAATACAGATG GTTGCAAATATAAAAAGAAAGTAAAGTTTGGTGATTGTGATCCAGCAACGAACGAGAAAAGTCGTGTTCGACAGAAAATAGCGGGAGGGGAAAGCTGTCCACCAACCATTACTGACGTCAAACCTTGTAAAGCCAAGGATGACG GTGGCTGTAAATATGAGAAGAAAGTACAATTCGGAGATTGTGATTCTGAAACCAATCAGAAAACGCGAATCCGTCAGAAGATAGCCGGTGACGACACTTGTCCACTAACTCGAACCGACACGAAACCTTGTCGCGCGAATAAGAAAG TTAAGAAAATGCATTGCGTTTACCAGAAAAGAGTACAATTTGGGGAATGTAACACGGACACTAACGAACAGTCGAGAACTCGGCGACTAATATCAGGCGGAAAGAGCTGCCCTCCTTCACAAGTAGATGTTAAATCGTGTAAAACAAAAG TGCAGTGTACGTACGGTAACTGGACCGGATTCGGAGACTGTCAAAACGGTGTAAGAACGAATACACGTGAAGTACTATCCGGATCTGATGTTAAATGTGAGCGCAGAGCTTCAAAAACAAAACCTTGTTAG